The Acanthopagrus latus isolate v.2019 chromosome 11, fAcaLat1.1, whole genome shotgun sequence genome segment GTCAGATTCCATTCTTTAGATGTACTGAACTGCCTTTTCAATAAATCCTGTGTAAAATATGTTTGACTTGTGAAATTGTTCAGAGGAGACCTATCATGCTCACAAAAAACCCAAAGCCCACACCGACAAAAGCTtgtctctcccacagaaaacactgctcgTAAAACGCCCCATCAGTGGTTCCGCCATTcactctgtgactttgtgacattgTATGTGACACCTGTTCTAgtagtgacccaaaataaaatgatgaatctgaaaatgatcatgtgtctcctttaaaatgatttatgaaagtgttttataaaatgGTGATTTAAATTAGtctaaaattattttaaaatgtgttaaaggcTCAAACTTTTTGGCCTAAAAGAGATTATAACTCAAATGAATTTATTCTGGGTTTAAACAAATCAGAgtctttatcatttataaagTGAAGAGAGTAAGTTAATGATCATTTAAAACCCTATTTTACAAgtttaaatgtaacttttatTAATCTATCTTGTGACAAAGAAACAATTTAATATTTTGAACAGATCATCTTATGATCATCTCCTATTCACTAAATGTAGGCGACAGTAACTGAGAACGAGGACTGAAATACATTCAGTGCATGTGATGATTTATCATTTATCCTTTGACATAAGAGGCACACAGCGACTTTTAACTCTTATTTTCTGCACACGAAGCGGTGAAACCGAGACAGttcagatatttttgatttgaCACTTTAATGAGATTGAGATTTGCTCTCGCGGTATTTCAGTATCACGTGACAGGGCTACCTCCTGGCACGTGACGTTGTTTCGTCTGAACCGCTGCTGCAGAGTCCTGTGTGAAGTTTAAATGGCAAGAAACGAGGAGAAACAACAAGGGAAgctgaacagactgtggcttcagaaagagagagaaggtgagCAGATAGAAGACGTAACAAACGCtttaatataatttatattttccgcattaaaaacagctttctGACGAGCAGCTAGCTTTAACTGTTAGCTACAGTGCTGCTAACTGTCAGTTGTTATGCTAACTGTCAGTTGTTATGCTAACTGTTATTTGTTATGCTGACTTCATCTAAAAACCTCCTGTGGCTAATGTTCCCCTAATGTCTTCATCATCCGCCTTGTTCAAGTAATAGTACATTGCTTACACCATTTATTCTTTGAGtagttatatatatttaatgtttaaatgtgtcatttacaGAGGGGCGACTCAAAGATGTACACAAGCGGAGACCCAAACTGGTAATTAACAACCTAATAGAATAACATTGATAATTCATCTCAATGCAATTGTATCAGTACTAGTTTGTCAAGCCAACATTTGTCTTCACAGTCCACTCTGAACTCATCTTCCTCTGTGAAAAAGTGGATCCCCAGCATCAAGAATGAAATAGAGTATTATCTGCAGGTTAGTAATGCTTCAGACAGATTCTATAAAGATAGTTTCTACTCACACTCAATTCCCTGTCCCTGTTTGTGTCTTGTCCCCCTCAGCAGTCCCAGCTGTCTCATTACCCAGAGAGGAAGATCGCTGAGTTCCAGCTGCAAATTGAGGCTTTAGAGAAAGAGTACAAAAGCTTCATCACCAAGCTACGAGTCCTTGACCCCGCCTGCAAACATAAGCCTTGGACTCCTCGAGCGTACTGCAAAAGGAGAGCAGACACGAAAGAATCGCCATGTCTTGGTCAGTGCGGCAAATGTCAAGGTCAAAGCATGTGCTGTTATTCACCAACAGCATCTAGATAGATCATTTCAATCATCATCCTGTTTTGGCTGTCTTTTAAACATAGTGTAATAGTTGATGACTCATCTTTGGGTCAGGTGACAAAAACTAATAACACAGTCATTTTATCATGATCCAAATTGCAGTCTTTtatctaaaaatgtttaaatacagcaaaagcaataacaaaacatttgccCACAAGATCTTCTATTAAACAGACAGGAGAGGCACTAGCAAAATTTTCATAACAGATGTTTTCAACAGACTAGAAAGCATGTCATGGTGGGCGGGGGGGCCAGGTAGGTAGATAGGTAACTAGTTACCTATCTAAAGAAGGCCTAGCAATCGCATTTTTGCTCAGGAGTCCAGTAGGGTCTCCAACATTAACACACTTACAGCGTTGTATCCTGGACATAGAATATTTTTAATGTACAGGTGTTCACGAGATACCAACCTTTTTATGAACTCTTACATTTCGGCAGCCGTCTTCTCTGCACAAAATATCAAGCTTCAGTGTATTTACTTCCAGGGATGATCCAGTTTTCATGGAGACCGACATGGTGTCCatggaggctgtgtgtgtgtggctgtttgtgagtgtgtgtgtgtgggggggggggtttgtctATGGCTGTGTGGGCATGAGTGTGAGGGTGaggtgtgtgagatgtgtgagtcgtgtgagtgacagagagacaaatggaCAGGGAAATTAAATGCAGCTGAACGAATGCGCTGCGTTTTTAAATGACgttaaaaacaatgaatacaaaaagTGAGGTCGGAGTTGATTCTGTGGCACGCCGCCATGACTTAGtcaatgtgtgggaaacactgatgtcaGAAAGCACACATACGAGCATCTAGTGTATGCAATAAAATGTATACTCTTTCACCCACCAGGCTTTCACCCTGGATGTTCTTCCTTGTCATAGTACAATACACAATATAAAAGTATACTTTATGCATTTCATATGTTATCTACTTTGTATCCCCTCAaagatgtacttttttttttatcgctgCTGATTAtataatcaaaaacacaaatggaaaaCTGAAATTTGGTATAACTTCTCATCTCCTTTGACATGTTTGTGACTGAACTTCAATTttggtgaacttttcctttaagacaGCCATAACTTACCTTTCACACCTCTGTGTATTTTCACTCTCATTTACAGTGAAAACTGCTCGGCCCTGTGAGTCATACAAGGGCAGCAGTCAGCACGGTGGAGGTGAGAGCGACCTGGCTTGCAGTTGGATAGGAAGTAGCAAAACCACAGGGGAACAGGGACCTCTCAGCCTATCCCCTGTCCCCACAGAGGCAGTCCTTGCAGACCAGGACCAGCCCCTCTCCTTCGACCATACTAGACTGTCAATCACTGCTGCTGCGTTCAGAGGACCTTCAGTTCAGCATGGCTCTTCTCAAACCCAGAGCCTAGCgagaatgctgcagtgtggCCTGCCAAACCTTGTTAACTCTTCATTGAGGCAAACAGTTTCAACccaacacagagaaacagagaatgTGGATGGCGTTGGACAGAAAAGTGTCATCCTAGACCCAAAGTCAGACTgtgaagaaacagagaggatACCTGACAAACCATCCAACACTAggacaacagaggagaggacggcCCATGTCCTGGGACTAGACTGTTACTCTTCTTCTGACGAGGATTGTGGCACATGATGTTTTTTGATCATGACATATAATCCACAATCTTCCTCATTTTGAATTACAGAGAAGGGTTTTATCCACCATATTTCGAGCTCCTATGATACTGTGCCCTGATTATGGGCATGACTTCCGTGAGTCTCCCCAGTAACCTTGTGGATAGAAGCTCTTGTTATGGTATTGGGTCACATGGGCAAATCAATATCATGATTGTTTTCACAGCAAATTTTGAGAATCACATatcaccaaaaagaaaaaaatcatttgtctctctttgatgtttgtttcatatttgaGTTCAATGTAACGTATTGTGATATCAGGACTGTGAATCACAGTATGAAAGTGTTGTAGAGAGGAGCTGAATTTTCTTATTGAATTAAAGTTGCGTGCGAGGGAAGAGGTTTGCATGCAAGTAACACGTGAGTAATGATGTTCATTTCGGGTTGAGAAACTCGTTGTAATTTTCAGGCATTCCTCCATTTCTGTGATCAGTCATCACGACCACAACTACCTCCATTATGCAATAGAAAGAAGGGAGACCGTGTGAGAAGCAGACAGTAATTGTTAGATACTTGCTGATTCAGTGATTCATTTTACACCTCCACAATTAACTAGAGCAGCAACACCGAACACGACCTGGTTAGACCCCAAAACCCCACCCTCCCACCTAGCCTGTTCTATGCAACTGCTGTTGCTGCGAGGCCCGCTTTCAGCATGACACTTCTGGGAAACGGGCTCGTCAGCTTGTAGAGTGCAGACACTCCGTGCAGTTTATGGTTATGCTTGACGTAGTTACCCTTTTCGTTGGAGCCCTGTATGCACGCTGCAAGGTGggtttccctttttctctgcagGGGTGTGGAGAAATGAAACTTTGCAGCAGCAAGGCTTTTGGGAGCTCCCTTTGCGGTCATCAGAATACAGACAAAAAGTAGAAAATTTGCTTTTCACGATATACAAGACTGACTTGACCTCTAAAAGAAACAGTTTGCCAAAGTTCAAGTGCATGAGAAAACATCGCAATCTGTTGCAGCCCCTTCCACCACAAGGCTGGGTACTTCTCACAGTCTGCCTTTGAGGTTGGAAAGATGCCCTTTATCGCAAACCACTAACCAGTACAGCATATTTGACAAGCgattttctttattaaacagCAGATAAGAGCTGATGATAAATGGAACCTGTTGCAACCACACCGAAAGGAGCAGCGTGATACCCGTATCCAAGGAAACAAACCCAAAAGTCTCACAAAGACCAGAATGATATTAACTCTCCTGTGAGTGGGGAGGaaagtcgtgtgtgtgtgttcagctttCCTGTAAGCCCATCTCTGAGGCTACTGGTTGAGGTTAATTGTCACCTCTGTAATGTAGCGCTGTCTCTCGCTACTGGCTTCTTCACAAGCAGTCAGCAGGAATGCATAAAGACGTACATCCTTTTCATGTGGCAGCAGTATCTTCCCACCAAGAATACGCTGTGTACTACTGAAACTGCTGTATCACTGTTTACTAACACTGTGCCCCATGAAGACAGGTACAGGAGAATAATGCATGTTATAATACAGCACCTTGGAACTGCCAAGTACTAAAGATAAAAATGCAAGGTTCAGGTTCGTTTTTGAGGAAGCACttggtgtgacagtgtgtgtgtgagagagaagaaaagttCCCAGCAGTGTTAAAAAGTGCTTCCGCTGGGTCACAGGAGAAAAAGAATGAGATTTCATTTAGTGTGCTGCACAGGTAACTGTGGTAGCTCACTCTTTCCTTTCGTGGAATTTGTGAGAAGGTCTCATTCTGATGATGACAAGATGGTGGTTAGTGAGGTGGGGGTCAGCTGGAACCTCTGGCTTCCTTTCCCCACAGTCTTTTTATATGCAAGTTGCAAGGTCAGGCAGTTGAACAAGTGAGCAGATAAAAGCTCAAGCTGTGTCAGACAGGCTCATAAAGTCAATGTCATGCAGCACGGAGCATAGGAGAGGAATAGATGAGTAAATTGATGATGAGGTTTCTTGGCTATAAGTTTTAACTAACGTGCACTTCAGTCCGTGTGGGAGGGTTTTGTGGGTGGCGAGTGTCTTGACAGCTcgaagcttcttcttcttttttttttttttttcaaagtcagagGTGCTCAGCCAAAAACTACACACCTCCTTAGTGCAGAGGcgatacatgcacacacagtttgtcacTCGCAGTGAGGACCTGCAACATGAGCTGTGACCAGAGCTACCCATTCCCACAGGTGTTCCTCGTGGATGAAGGCAGTGGCCGTGGGGGTCGGCAGCACCCTTCCCAGTCGCCAAATCTTGTACCCTGCTGGTCCTTCCCGCCTCCCCAGGAGAGAGCAAGGGCCCCTAGGAAGAGCCGGGGCTGCATGGGGGTCAGCTACAGCGCAGCCCTGGTTGTGCTGATGCTGTTCCTGCTTGTGTTTGCAGCCCTGGGGCTCGGATTCTACCAGATTTACAACATGCAGAAAGAGCTGAAAGACATTGAGGTAAGGTTGtgagatatcttttttttcctttttttttttacagcgttgttttaatgtttgtattgttttattttaatctgttgTAGATTTCACTTGATTTTTGAGCACCTTGTAATGCAATTTTgcactgaagctgctgtagGAATGAAGTTGAAATACAGTGAGCTTTGAGTCAGTAAACTAAtgaagcagataaaaaaaaaagtggtgagGCTTTACAAAGTATTTGGTAGGTAATAAACAACACTGTCAATGTCAATTCTGCtgaaaaaacctgaaaatgtggcatttgttggggtctgtaccccccaaaaaacacaatgtttcttACATCTGGAACACAAGATTTTTAGTCCAGGACCTCTCTGCAGCATTCCAACGCTTCattatgatgctgttttctCACATATTTTACCTTTAAGTGGCTGCTTCTGCCATTTGGATATTGCGGATTAAGTGAGCAGCCCTCATGTAGCTTATTGTTTCTTGTGCAGTCTTAATGGGGGCAAAGTTGCATATAACAAAAGGTGTGACATCTGGCACTTCTGCTGGGGATGATAAAGAGGTGTGAGGTGGGTGAGGTGAGTGGAAAGGCCGAGCTGGAAagtttattaattaattaatctttCAGCTTTTGAGGTGTGCATGGCCCTCACACTCTACCTCCActcatgacatttaaaaatgcaaaccGAGGCTGCAATCGTTCCATCTGTGGTCGTCGGTCCAGTGAGACAGGatttcctgtctctttctctgactTGAGCTCTGAGAGGGCTCTGAGCAGCGCCGAGGCACCGTGTGATGTGGTATTGAGATTCCTCTGTTTCTCGTTTGTTTCACTATAGGCGAAACCTGCGAGTGAGTTTAATGCGGCACAGAAGCAAATTGGTGAGTGTAAACACAGCACACCGCTCACGCCCGTGAAGTGTTCCCAATAAAGCAAAAGAAGAGATGATGTGACTCAAATCTGATGGTTGTTTCAGGTCACTATGAACCAGAGGTGAACGGAGGAGACAAAGATGAGGACAGACCTGCAGCGCACGTGATTGGTAGGCTGAACGTCATGATTCGAATGGAACCGACACTGTGTGATTCTCTTTTCTGCTGATGACGTGACACTGTTCCTCTCCTGTTGCAGGGCGGATTGAAAAAAGGCACTCCAATACTTTGCGCTGGGATCCGCGGACGGGTCGGGCTTTCACATCCGGAGGAGTCGCTTACCAGTTTCAGGACGGCGCCCTGCAAGTCAACGAGACCGGACTCTTCCACGTCTACTCCAGAGTGGAGTTGATCTTTAAGGACTGTGACCTCAAGTCCACATTTgttcactctgtgtttgtgaggaGAGAAGGAGTCTCCTTACCCATGACCCTGATGGAGGCCCACAGAGCGAGTTTCTGCTCCCAGCATCCGGGACGCCCGTGGACCACAGAGAGTTACCTCGGCTCcaccctgcagctgcagaaacaaGACAGGGTCTTTGTGAATGTTTCGCAGCCCAATTCTCTCAGTCATGAACATTATGCCAACTTCTTTGGTCTTTACAAGATCTGAAGAGTTGGAGGTTTTTGTGGTGTAGTGATTTTACTCCACTGAAAGAATGTAAAAACTGCTCAGGCAGAAGTGAATCTTACTCACCACTTTGCCGGAACAATTCCCATGTTGAATGTCGTTTTGATGTGACGTATAATATCTGCACTGAAAAGCAtaatatgaaatgtaatgttaaaggtgcagtgtgtaagaaTGTCATGACAtctctgtattgtgttgcagagatgtctactaTAGCTCCCAATCCAGAactgtaaacaccaacactcccccggATCTCCCAGCACCCAGTCTGAACCAGTAGCTgtacggctaactgagctaactggctaacatCATACTCTGGTGATCTGCAGCCGCCCCCCCAGACAActggccaattcttacacattgcacctttttaacCCAGAAAATCTTATACATTCTCTTTAATGCCAGCTTTGAAATTagtgaaacaaatatttgtaaCTTTTTATAAAAGTTGAGAGAGTCAGTCAACACTAATGCGCTGATCTAGTTGTAGCatctgtaaaatatttattttagagtCGATCTGACACGTCTGGTGTCTAAATATGTGCTTATGAAAGGCAAACAGTGTTATATGTTGGTAAATAAAGAGTTAATTTAAGTTGAGCTTCATGtggaaatgtttctgtaaatgagGTTTGACATGTATGAGCTGTCTGACATATAATAAACACCCACAGGAGTTTTGGGTCATGACCACTGGAAAGTATTTAGATGGAGAGACACCAACTCAGCTTCTGCTCCTGATAATGAACTTGATTTCCATATATTCCACCGAGGTGCAGCAGAAGTCTGAAACAGGGCcagatttgtgttttggaaGATGGAAGCCTGATTGAAAGTTTCGGGTTTGTCTTACAGACATCACTGTGGTGCAGATGCAGTTCAgctgagcattatttgtgcattttaacaCCTTCATCAtgctgggctttttttttttgctacagtTAACCACAAACATTCATGTTAGCAGAGTACAAGCAGACGTGCAGGCTGGGCACACACGGGGGGACAAGACACTGTCGGGTTTGACGtgtgtttccttcctttatGAAAATTTGAAGTGTCCCACGAAGGTCGACTTTGTGAAAGAGCTCGCATTTCTTTTTAACCACGTGGTAAACTTAAACATTTGCGTTTATTTTCGGATTGGGACCCTGGgctttcagtcatttcagaCTAATTAATAGTCTGCTCACAAACTGGGCGTTTTTGTCATCTTTTGGGGGCCTTGCTATATTTACTGAGACAAAAACGAactgctgttttattgtgtcttCCTCAGGAAATAGTTACACACTGTACTTTAAAGCAGTTCTGTTCCCCAACTCAACTAAACTAAGCTGAACAAAACAGCCTGCACAGCAGTGATGCTGTTTGCTTTTGATTAATGCGATTAATGCCCACACACAAGCAGACCACAGGGTGAAATGGCAAAGTAAATGTTGCCGGGCTGATTGCTTACTGCTAAAGTCATGAGCCACACTTTCAGATCCAGGTCAGATTGGTTTGATAAAGCCTTAACAACAGACTTTTTTCTATAACACCAAATGAGATATTTTGCACACCCAATCACTATCcgatgtttgaaatgtaaacgCTTGTGTAGCACAGTCGTGCCTGAGACATCCGTACAAAAGCAGATGATGCATGTTatctcccagaaaaaaaaaaataaataaaataacatctgTCAGGAAACAATCCTGACGTGCTCATGCGTTCATTCAAAGGGTTTTTGGTTGCTGTGAAAGTTCTTCCTGTCCACACTGGCCGTGAAGCGATCCCCTCctgatacaaaacaaatgtaagagATTAAGGAGCCTTATCTGCTCCAACACAGCCTTTTTAATCTATATTTGTAAGGGAAAACTAACTAGATGGGATCTACTCAGAGAAGGAGCAGTTTTCAATTACATCACCGGTTTCAGTGTGCTTACGGGGCATTTGAGTGTTGTTGTAAAGCAGAGCTGATGATGTGTAGGAAAGTGAAGAACGAGCAGGTTTCAGGTTTAGCCACTGAAAGGGTGATGACTTCAATCTCCACGATGTTTCTGTGAAATAACACAACCGAAAAACGTCCGTTTTACCAATCCCAGGGCACATTTTGTCTTACAATGGGGACAGGGGTTACTATGGCaaccctgaaaaacacaacaagctTTCACACAGGTCACCATTGTTTTCAGAGGAATCACCGGGGGCGAAAATGTCACAGAGGTTCCAGGAGTGGCACAAGTGCGTGGACGCCCATGTCCTTGTGCGCTGTGGGAGAGTTTATTGTTGTCGATTTGTTCCTGAGAGGTTTTTATCTGCAATATTGAATACTCATGACAGAACAAACAAGATCGAAGTTTAAAAACATGATACGAATCACAGTGTGTGGGCATAGTTCCAGTGGTATGGACCAAACCAATCCACCAACAGTCAACCAGCTTCTGATTCGTTATGTCACCCAAGTACGTGACATAAGATTTTTCCAGCTGAGCTCTAACCACCTGAAACCAGGGACAGGAGCTCAGAGGCAGAAcgagaaacacagaaaatctCTCATACGAACCAGGGAAAATGTGTCAGACCCGGTCAGAATAAACAGTGTGTTAATGTAGCATCCACTGCGCTTATAAAGGTGAGTGAGAAGATGAGTTTTTAGGTCCTTTGAGGGAAACTCAGTGCCacatcacacagtcacatttcaGACAGTGTGGCACGTCCTTCCCGACACCACTGTGCATGAAGTGAAGTCGACAAAGAACTGTGTTTCTGAGTCTGGTGT includes the following:
- the si:dkey-86e18.1 gene encoding uncharacterized protein si:dkey-86e18.1, which codes for MARNEEKQQGKLNRLWLQKEREEGRLKDVHKRRPKLSTLNSSSSVKKWIPSIKNEIEYYLQQSQLSHYPERKIAEFQLQIEALEKEYKSFITKLRVLDPACKHKPWTPRAYCKRRADTKESPCLVKTARPCESYKGSSQHGGGESDLACSWIGSSKTTGEQGPLSLSPVPTEAVLADQDQPLSFDHTRLSITAAAFRGPSVQHGSSQTQSLARMLQCGLPNLVNSSLRQTVSTQHRETENVDGVGQKSVILDPKSDCEETERIPDKPSNTRTTEERTAHVLGLDCYSSSDEDCGT
- the faslg gene encoding tumor necrosis factor ligand superfamily member 6; this translates as MSCDQSYPFPQVFLVDEGSGRGGRQHPSQSPNLVPCWSFPPPQERARAPRKSRGCMGVSYSAALVVLMLFLLVFAALGLGFYQIYNMQKELKDIEAKPASEFNAAQKQIGHYEPEVNGGDKDEDRPAAHVIGRIEKRHSNTLRWDPRTGRAFTSGGVAYQFQDGALQVNETGLFHVYSRVELIFKDCDLKSTFVHSVFVRREGVSLPMTLMEAHRASFCSQHPGRPWTTESYLGSTLQLQKQDRVFVNVSQPNSLSHEHYANFFGLYKI